The Candidatus Hydrogenedentota bacterium sequence AGTGGAGCGCATGGTCATCGACCGCCTGCGGCAGGTGCTGCGTTCTCCAGCCCTGATCGCGCAAACTTATCGCGAAGCAGCGGCTGCATCACCGGGGGACGCGCCGCCATTTGCTGAACGGGATGTCGTGCTTGCCTTGGAACGGCTTGATGAATTGTGGGACAACCTGTTTCCCGGAGAGCAGGCCCGAATTGCCCAACTATTGATTCAATGCGTGGTGGCGACACGCGATAGCCTGAATATCGAATTGCGAGCGCACGGGATGCTCGATCTGACCGTGGAAATGAATGCAGTCGAAGAGGACGGAAACGATGGGAAAACTGATTGACACAAATCACGCGAAGGCCACTGAAACGCGCCTGCCCAACGGGGGCATCGTCATTTCGATCCCTATTCAAATGAGGATGCGGGGCAAGCGCAAAGAGATCGTCTTGCCCCCGGACGCGTTCCCGGATGCGTGCGTGCGTCTTTCGGAAAGCGAATCCCTTGTGATGGCGCTGGTGCGCGCCCATTGTTGGAACGGCCTCCTCGAAAACGGCCGCTTCCGCTCGATTCCCGAACTGGCCGCGGCGGTCAAACTCGAACGCTCGTATGTGTCGAGGATTCTCGGACTGGTGAACCTTGCGCCGGACATCGCGCTCGCCGTGCTGAACGGACAAGAACCCGAAGGCTTCACCCTGAGAAGACTGCGCCGGGGCATTCCGGCTCTCTGGGAAGAGCAGCGCAAGCAGTTCGGCTTTCCCGCGCCGAACTGAGTCCCCCGTGGCGGACTATCTTGCCGACGCGAACGCGGGCCTTGTCCTGCGTTCCCATTCCGCACTCACGCGCCGGGAGAGGGCCTGCATCCGGTCCGCGCGGAACACCAGAACATCCTTCACGCCCGCGTGCGACGGGTCGGCATAGCTCCGCTTCAGAAGGAACATCACCAGGTCCACTACACCCTGCGCGCCGATGAGGGTGCCGTGCAGCGGCCAGACCCGGATCTCGGACTGGATATGCTCGAGCAATGTTCCCAGCCGGTAGTTCGGCGTGCCGAGTTCAGCCCACCTCGCCCACCTCAGCGTGCTCAACACGCATCGGTCTTCACCGGCATCCTCCCGCCCGCCCAGCGCGGCGTGCAGAAACCCCGCCTCGAATTCTCCGCTGTGCGCGGCAATCCATGCCTGCGATCCCGCCCAGACAAAGAAATCCCGTACCACTTCTTCCGGCGGCCTCGCCCCGGCCACCTTCTCGTCGGTGACACCCGTGATCTTCCGGATGTGTTCGGGAATGGGTATGCCTGGGTTCGCCCGCTCCCAGAAGGTGTCCAGCAGGTTGCCCTCATAGTCGAAACTGACCGCCCCCACTTCCGTAATCCGGTCTTGCAACGGGTTCAGACCGGTGGTTTCCAGACTGACGGCCACCAGGGTTTCCGGGGCGACAAGGGCGTGTTCCATGGTTCCGGCCTCCTTTCCAGGCGCGTACCGCACAAAAGTGTACATAAAGTGCTTGACTGAAAATTCTTTCAGTAGTATAATGCACGGTCAAAGCGTTGTCAACCGTCTTGGGAACGGTTGTCGGCGTTTTTGGCGCTTGGGCTGTGATCCAGAAAGGAGAAATACCCCTATGGCTGCATTTTCGCTTCGACGCTTCACCAAACCCGAAACCCTGCGGCTCATGTCCCGCGAGCACCTTTTGGCGCTGCTTTCCCCCTACCGGGACTACTTCGCCTCACGGGGATTGACGGTCCCCGGTCATGGGGAGAACATCCCGTTGGACTGCGACCGGCTGGTCGCCGTCTTTCTGTCCCCGGACATGTCGATGCCGATGGAACTCGTGGAAAGCCTGTACCTCATCAACGAACTGGCCACGCCCAAGGGGATGGACGCAATTCTCCGGGAAGCCCGCGGCGAGGGCATTCACCTGTCGCTCCCGTGGAAACCCACGGCGATGGATGTGGCGATATGCGCGTTTCTGGCCGACCGGAACCTGTTGGAGCGCATCCATCACCAGCATGCCATGCTCAAACGGCGCACGTTCATGTACTTCCGCACCCTGGAGACGCCTCCTGCATTGGATGCCGCGAAAATCCAAGAGGCGCTTCCCTCGCTGGAAAAGGAACTCGACGACTACTTCTACGAGCACAATCGCGGGCGGCACTGCCATGTCTACCACTTCGAACACGACGGCGCCTTCTGGCTGACCGTCCGTCATGGCGACGTCTTCCGCCGCGAGGTGAGCGTCGAGGACGCCAAGACCGTCACCTTCGTGTTCCGCCCCGAATGTTTCAACACGGTGGTGTATGCGGCCGTCGAGGGCGAACTGCGCGTCTATGCCGGAAGCGACGAGGAGCGGGACATGTACCGCCGCATCATCGGCGAACGGTTGTTCGGTTCGGAATTCACGTTCTGGGGGGCGGACAAGTACTCCTGCGAACCGTTGCGCTCCCAAGGTCCGTCCGCGCTCGCCGTCACCGACGTGGCGGGGATCGAGTGGGCGCGTCTTACCGAGGTGAAATGCGAGCAGCAGCGGAAGCAACGCCGCGTCTTGCTCAGCCGCAGTTCCTCGGACCTGTTCGAAGGCGCCACGCGCTGGGAGGAATGGTTTCCCGACGATGCCCAAATAGTGCGCGCGAGCTTCAAGGTGAAGTTCCGGCATGCCAGAACGCCGCAGAGCATTTCGCTTTGCCCGCCCAACATCGCCACGTACTCGCAGGACGGAGACTGCGCGCTGACCGAGCGGTGGCTGCGTGCGCGCGGGTTCATCCGCACGGGCGCGGCGACCTGAAGGGCGGTGAGGCGTGAACAAGACCCCGGACTACTGGCAGGCGATTGAATCCACCTATGGAATGAAGGCTGCATCCGTCACGTGGGACAAGTATCTCGGCACGGAAAAGGCCCGGTTGTCGAAACACATCCGCCCGACGGGACGCTTGGTGAACACGTATCCCTGTCCGGACAAGTTCGGTTGCGGTTTCGACCACGAGATTCGCATCTGGCGGGAGACGGATATCGCCGCCGTGCCGGTGGACGACGAATATGATCGCTGCCGGGTGTACAAGCTCCGGCATGAAGATATCGTGGAGTACGAAATGGACGCGGAGAGCATCCTCCGCGAAACCTTCCGGATGCTGGGCGTCCGGCCCGGAGAACTGCGTCCCACGGATTTCTACGAAACCTATGCCGTTGGAACCTGCTCTCTCGACAGCGGCTCCGCGATGCAGGTCTACCTCACCATTCCCGAAGAGCGGAAACAGTTCTGCCAGGCCGCGACGGGGCTGCTCGCGGTCGGCGAAACGCCGTTCGTGTTCATGTCGTTAACCCCGAGATTCATGGACACCGTGGCGCTGGAAGGACTGGCCCGGCACAAGTGTCCTTTCTTCCTCACGGAAGATCTGGTGGCCGCCAGCGGCCAGGGTGATCTGACATTGTTGCGCGGTCTGGCCGATATCCTGCGTTCACAATACACAACGGATGAGGCGCCTCGTTTGGAGAATGTGTTCCGGCTTGACGGCGCCGCCTGGACCATGAGTTACGCGGGCGAGACCGTCCACTTCCCGGATACCAAGGGATTTCGATACATCGCCCTTCTTCTGGCGGAGGCCGGACGGCGATGGTCTGTGGAAGCCCTGCTGGCCGCGGCGGGCAACGGCGCCGCCATGGCGGTGGAATCGGCTGCCGCAATGCAGGGCGCCGACCTCCGCATGGGCAATTCGTGGGCGGGCCACGCCGGCCCCGTCATCGACGAACAAGCGAAACGGCAGTATCGTGCCCGCCTCCAACAGATAGAGGAAGAAATAGAGGATGCGGGCATTCTGCATGACAGCGACCGGCTGGCCGCCCTCGCGCAGGAAAAAGAAACGTTGCAGCGCGAGATCTTCGCCGCTGTGGGAAGCCAGGGCAAGATTCGCATGGCCGCCAACGGGGGCGAGAAGGCCAGCGACGCCGTATCCAAGGCCATCCGGAGGGGCACCGACCTGATCGGCGCGGAACACCCCCGCTTGGCGCACCATCTGCGCGACGCCATCAAACGCGGATACACCCTCTCCTACGAACCGGAATCACCCACCGTCTGGCAAACGAACTGAACCCATCGGGGCACGGATTTCTCTACTTTGACCGTGCCCCGTTCTTTTTTTCCTTCCTTTTCTTTTTCTTGGACTTTCCCCGGACACGAAATGTCCGGTGCTCCTTCGCACCTTAACCCACTGCAAATAAGCGTTTTGCGTTCCGCCTGACGCCCATCGCATCCCCCTCCCGGACATCTGCCGGACACGAAATGTCCGGAGCGGACAAAAAAAGTCCGCCCTATGCCGGCGAGAGGCGTGGTTCGGCGGACACGAACGAAGCCTTTGACGCCCGAACAGGGCGTTGCGTGAACCCCGAGAGGCAAGCCTTCCGCCGGACCTCCTCTCGGGGTTCTTCGTTTTTTCGGACCCGAAGGAGACCGGCATGGTTAAAACAGACACAAGAAACGGAAAGCGCAAGCGCGGAAGACAGCGTGGCAAACGCCCGCACCGCATCCCCGGCGCGCCGAGGCAATTGCTCCTCCCCTGGCGAACGGAGATCACGGCGGACGACCTCATTTCGATCCGCGTGGCCGCCCGCGGACTCGCCGGACGCCACGGCTACAGCCTTTCGGACGTCGAGGATATCGCACAGGACCTGGCCCTTCATGTCCTCGAACGCATGGGCGAATACGACCCCGGACGCGGCGCCTGGAGCACCTTCCTGAAACGGGTCCTTCGCAACAAGATTTCCCACCTTATCGAGTATCGCACCTTCCAAAAACGGGACTACCGCAAATGCATTCCGCTCCTCCCGTAAACCCAGCCTATGCCGTCGAGGACTCCCGGTGCGCCCCGGAACGGCTCTATCTCCGTATCGATCTGCAGATCGCGGTCGACGCGCTTCCCGAGGAACTCGCGGCGTTTTTCACGGCGCTGGCCCGGACCGGAGAACTGCGCACGGCGGCGCGCGAATCGGGCGTCTCGATCGTGAAGGCGCGCGAATTCCGCCTGCGTATCCAGTCCGTCTTTCTGGAAATGGGGCTCGGCATGTACCGGGGTCCTTAATCCTTCTCCTCGCTTTTCATCCCAAGTTCTCAACCCCGGCAAACAACAAAGGAATCATCGGCCATGAAACTCACCGACGTAACGACAGGGCGCAGAGCGCGCCCGCAGAAAGTCATGATCTACGGGGTCGAGGGCATCGGCAAAAGCACCCTCGCCTCGCAATTCCCCAACCCCATCTTTCTCGATGTCGAGGACCGCACGGCGCACCTGGACATCCACCGTTTCATTCCCAAGAACTGGAACCAACTGCAGGCCGCGCTCCAGTCGCTGTATGACGAGGACCACGGTTATCAGACCGTCGTGGTGGACACGGCGGACTGGGCCGAGATGCTCGCGGCGCAGGACGTGTGCGAACGCTGCAACAAGTCCGGTATCGAGGACTTCGGCTACGGCAAAGGCTTCCAGTACGTGCGCGAATCCATGCAGGGCATGCTGTGGGCGCTGCACAACCTCCAGTACAAGCACGGCATGCACGTGGTCGTCGTGGCGCACGCGCGCATCCGCAAGTTCGACGATCCCCAGCAGGCCGTGAGCTATGACCGGTTCACGCTCAAGTGTTCGGACGGCGTGTCGGCGATGCTGCGCGAGTGGGTCGACGCGGTGCTCTTCGCCAACTACAACACGCTCGTCGAAACCGGCCAGGACAAGGTCACCCGCGCGAAAGCCGGCAATCGCCGGATGCTGTACACGAACCACACGGCGGCCTACGACGCCAAGAATTCCTACGGGCTCCCTGACGAGATCCCGATGGAGTACGAGCATCTCCGCCCGTACATCGAGGCCAGCTTCGCCGGAAAGATCACGTACAACCCCGCGCCGCAATCGCAGGAAGAACTCATCGCCAAGAAGCGGTACCAAGACATCGCCATCTCGCTGGCCGCGCCGCTCGGGGGCCTCGATTACGTCAAGTCCCTCCTCAAAGAACAGAACGCCACCTTCAAAACCATGAGCATCCCGGAATGCGAGGAGTTCGTCGAGACCGTTCGCGACCGGGTCACCGCGGAAATGAATCGCCGCGAAGGAGAAAAGAACCATGCCGAATAACGACATCCTCGATTGGAACGACCGCATCGAAGACGACGGTTCCGGAGAATTCACGATTCTGCCCGCTGGCGAGTACGCCTTCAAGGTCACCGGATTCGAGAAACAGCACAGCAACAACAGCCAGGCGCCGATGGCCAAGGTGACGCTCGAAGTCGACCATGACGGCGAACTCGTCAACGTGTACGACTACCTCGTGCTCACGAAGAAGGCGGAATGGAAGTTGTGTTCGTTCTTCCGCTGCCTGGGCCTCAAGAAGCACGGCGAGCCGTTCGTGATGCAGTGGAACCGCGTCGTGGGCGCCACGGGCCGCGCCAAGGTGTATGTCGAGAAATACACCAAGAAAGACGGCAGCTCGGGCGAATCCAACAAGGTGAAACATTACATCGACCCGCCGGGGCCGCGCGCCTCCGCGCCCGCGCCTGCGTCTCAGCCGCCGCGGCAACCCGTGTCCTATGCCAACCATCCCGACGAAGACGACGACGGACTGATCTGAGGAGGAACACGCCATGAAGATCATCGAACTGCATGTGGAGAATTTCAAACGCCTGAAGGCGGTCACCATCCGCCCTGGCGAGAACAATGT is a genomic window containing:
- a CDS encoding 3'-5' exonuclease, whose protein sequence is MEHALVAPETLVAVSLETTGLNPLQDRITEVGAVSFDYEGNLLDTFWERANPGIPIPEHIRKITGVTDEKVAGARPPEEVVRDFFVWAGSQAWIAAHSGEFEAGFLHAALGGREDAGEDRCVLSTLRWARWAELGTPNYRLGTLLEHIQSEIRVWPLHGTLIGAQGVVDLVMFLLKRSYADPSHAGVKDVLVFRADRMQALSRRVSAEWERRTRPAFASAR
- a CDS encoding ATP-binding protein, yielding MKLTDVTTGRRARPQKVMIYGVEGIGKSTLASQFPNPIFLDVEDRTAHLDIHRFIPKNWNQLQAALQSLYDEDHGYQTVVVDTADWAEMLAAQDVCERCNKSGIEDFGYGKGFQYVRESMQGMLWALHNLQYKHGMHVVVVAHARIRKFDDPQQAVSYDRFTLKCSDGVSAMLREWVDAVLFANYNTLVETGQDKVTRAKAGNRRMLYTNHTAAYDAKNSYGLPDEIPMEYEHLRPYIEASFAGKITYNPAPQSQEELIAKKRYQDIAISLAAPLGGLDYVKSLLKEQNATFKTMSIPECEEFVETVRDRVTAEMNRREGEKNHAE
- a CDS encoding DUF669 domain-containing protein, whose translation is MPNNDILDWNDRIEDDGSGEFTILPAGEYAFKVTGFEKQHSNNSQAPMAKVTLEVDHDGELVNVYDYLVLTKKAEWKLCSFFRCLGLKKHGEPFVMQWNRVVGATGRAKVYVEKYTKKDGSSGESNKVKHYIDPPGPRASAPAPASQPPRQPVSYANHPDEDDDGLI